CTGTCAGTCTTTCTGGATTACAGCTGTCAATCTTTCTGGATTACAGCTGTCAGTCTTTCTGGATTACAGCTGTcagtctttctggataagtctcGAAGAGCACACCTGGATTGCACATTATTCCTTCAAAAATTCTTAgaactctgtcaagttggttgttgagagtgaaaaacatagcagcgttgcagttcttgacacgaaTCGCTgtgcctggcacttactaccatactcCGTACAAAGACACTTCAATCTTtcatcttgcccattcaccctctgaatgtcacAACCTATGTCTCAagccttaaaaatccttctttaatcctctcatccccttcattaaagtggatttaacaagtgatatcaataagagatcattgctttcatctggattcaccaggtcagtctatgtcatggaaagagcaggtgctaataatgttttgtacactcagtgtatatttggccttgtgttttaggttattgtcctgctgaaaggtgaattagtctcccagtgtctgttggaaagcagactgaaccaggttttcctttaggattttgcctgttcttagcttaattcaaatcaaatcaaatttgatctttttatcctaaaaaaattctctagtccttgctgatgacaagcatacccataacatgatgcagccaccaccatgcttaaaaatatgaagagtggtactcagtgatgcaTTGTGTTGGAATTgacccaaacataatgctttgtattcagcacataaagttaatttctttgccacatttttgcagtTTTCCTTTAgttccttattgcaaacaggatgcatgttttggaatattttttattctgtacaggcttccttcttttcactcggtcatttaggttaatattgtggagtaactacaatgttgttgatccatcctcagttttctcctatcaaagccattcaactatgtaactgttttaaagtcaccattggcctcatggtgaattccctgagaggtttccttcctctccggcaactgagttagggagGACACCTGTAtcattgtagtgactgggtgtattgatacaccatcctaAGTGTCATTATAACTGCACCATGCTGAaacggatattcaatgtctgctttcttTTCTCCATCTACCAATAGCTGcctttctttgcaaggcattggagaacctccctggtctttgtggttgattctgtgtttgaaattcactgttcgactgagggactttacagataattatctgtgtggggtacagagatgatcatgttaaccactattattgaacacagagtgagtccatgcaacttattatgcgaCTTGTTAAGTAaatacatttttactcctgaacttatttaggaatttcgtaacaaaggggttgaatacttattgactcgacacatttcagcttttcatttttaattaatttgtaaaaagttctgaaaacataattccactttgacattatggggtattgtgtgtaggccagtgacgcAAAATCTCAGTTTAATCCATGTAATTCAGGCTTTACCACAAAAAAAAtgggaaaaggtcaaggggtgtgaatagtttctgaaggcactgtatctatataatataaaatataataactTAACTACTGAACATGCAGTATTGTGTTCGTCCAGTGTTTCCCTCCGTAGGACTCAACCAGGTGCTATTGTCTCCAGCAAGGGAATGTCTGTTTCAGGTCTGTAGATAAAGGTCTGTAGTAATAGGTAAAGGTTTGTTGTTTCAGGACTGTAGTTAAAGGTCTGTAGTAATAGGTAAAGGTTTGTTGCTTCAGGTCTGTAGATAAAGGTCTGTAGTAATAGGTAAAGGTTTgttgtttcaggtctgtagttaAAGGTCTGTAGTAATAGGTAAAGGTTTgttgtttcaggtctgtagttaAAGCTCTGTAGTAATAGGTAAAGGTTTgttgtttcaggtctgtagttaAAGGTCTGTAGTAATAGGTAAAGGTTTGTTGCTTCAGGTCTGTAGATAAAGGTCTGTAGTAATAGGTAAAGGTTTgttgtttcaggtctgtagttaAAGGTCTGTAGTAATAGGTAAAGGTTTgttgtttcaggtctgtagttaAAGGTCTGTAGTAATAGGTAAAGGTTTgttgtttcaggtctgtagatAAAGGTCTGTAGTAATAGGTAAAGGTTTgttgtttcaggtctgtagttaAAGCTCTGTAGTAATAGGTAAAGGTTTgttgtttcaggtctgtagttaAAGGTCTGTAGTAATAGGTAAAGGTTTgttgtttcaggtctgtagttaAAGGTCTGTAGTAATAGGTAAAGGTTTgttgtttcaggtctgtagatAAAGGTCTGTAGTAATAGGTAAAGGTTTgttgtttcaggtctgtagatAAAGGTCTGTAGTAATAGGTAAAGGTTTgttgtttcaggtctgtagttaAAGGTCTGTAGTAATAGGTAAAGGTTTgttgtttcaggtctgtagatAAAGGTCTGTAGTTAATAGGTAAAGGTTTgttgtttcaggtctgtagatAAAGGTCTGTAGTAATAGGTAAAGGTTTgttgtttcaggtctgtagatAAAGGTCTGTAGTAATAGGTAAAGGTTTgttgtttcaggtctgtagttaAAGGTCTGTAGTAATAGGTAAAGGTTTgttgtttcaggtctgtagttaAAGGTCTGTAGTAATAGGTAAAGGTTTgttgtttcaggtctgtagttaAAGGTCTGTAGTAATAGGTAAAGGTTTgttgtttcaggtctgtagttaAAGGTCTGTAGTAATAGGTAAAGGTTTgttgtttcaggtctgtagatAAAGGTCTGTAGTAATAGGTAAAGGTTTgttgtttcaggtctgtagttaAAGGTCTGTAGTAATAGGTAAAGGTTTgttgtttcaggtctgtagatAAAGGTCTGTAGTAATAGGTAAAGGTTTgttgtttcaggtctgtagatAAAGGTCTGTAGTAATAGGTAAAGGTTTgttgtttcaggtctgtagttaAAGGTCTGTAGTAATAGGTAAAGGTTTgttgtttcaggtctgtagttaAAGGTCTGTAGTAATAGGTAAAGTTTGTTGTTTCAGGTCTGTTTAAAGGTCTGTAGTAATAGGTAAAGGTTTgttgtttcaggtctgtagatAAAGGTCTGTAGTAATAGGTAAAGGTTTgttgtttcaggtctgtagttaAAGGTCTGTAGTAATAGGTAAAGGTTTgttgtttcaggtctgtagatAAAGGTCTGTAGTAATAGGTAAAGGTTTgttgtttcaggtctgtagatAAAGGTCTGTAGTAATAGGTAAAGGTTTgttgtttcaggtctgtagttaAAGGTCTGTAGTAATAGGTAAAGGTTTGTAGTTTTTAGAACAGTAGGTCTGTAGGGTTAAAGATCAGTACTTTTAAGTCTGTAGGTCAGTAGTCCTGGAGTCTGTCTCAGCCTACTTTTCCATAAGAGTCCAGTAGCATGGTGCTTGCCTGTTTCAGGTTCCACTGGCAACGCTCTAGAACCTCCTGGCACTCTGTCCTAGAACGCAGACCCAGCTGGAACAACTGTTCTACCtacaacagagagatacagatgttatagagagagagagatacagatgttatagagagagagagacagctgttaGAGAGAACACAGatgttatatatatacagtatatatatatatatatatatatatatatatatatatatatatatatagagggagagagagagagagagagagagagagggggagagagagagagagagagagagagagagagagagagagagagagagagagagatgttagagaatacagatgttagagagagagagatgttagagagaatacagatgttagagagagagagatgttagagagAACACAGatgttatagagagagagcgagacgttAGAGAGAATAcagatgttagagagagagatgttagagagagcacagatgttagagagagatagatatgttAGAGAGAATACAGATGTTAGAGAGAACACAgatgttatagagagagagagatagatatgttAGAGAGAATACAGATGTTAGAGAGAATacatatgttagagagagagagagagagagagagagagatgttagagagAATACAGatgttatagagagagagcgagacgttAGAAAGAATAcagatgttagagagagagatgttagagagAACACagatgttagagagagatagatatgttAGAGAGAATACAGATGTTAGAGAGAACACAgatgttatagagagagagagagagagatgttagagagAATACAgatgttatagagagagagggaaagagagatgttaGAGAGAATACAgatgttatagagagagagagatgttagagagAACACAGATGTTATAGAGAGCGAGATGTCAGAGAGAACACAGATGTCAGAGAGAACACAgatgttatagagagagagagagtgatgtagagagaacacagatgttatagatagagagagagatgttagagaaCACAgatgttatagagagagagagagatgttagagagAACAcagatgttatatatatatagagagagatgttagagatAACACAgatgttatagagagagagatgttatatatatagagggagagatgttaGAGAGAATACAgatgttatagagagagagagagagatgttagagagAACACAGATGTTAGAGAGAATACAGATgttatagagggagagagagagagatgttagagagAACAACgatgttatagagagagagaacacatatGTTATAGTGACAATACAGAtgttagagatagagagagagagagagagagagagagagagcacgcagggccttctatgccattaaaaagccaattcaaattcaaatacctattaaaatttggctagaactaattgaatatgtcattgaaccaactacactttatggcagcgaggtgtggggtccaatTGCAAAACAGGATTTAATcgaatgggacaaacaccccattgaaaccctgcatgcagagttctgtaagagtctcctacatgtccagaggaaaactacaacaatatccactaataataaaaactaaaaaatagcaattaagttttggaaacatctcaaatacagtgaccccctctcatatcattaccaagccctgcaatgtcaagagctgagcaaagaaaagagtcccagctggtcctggggctgatttcacaaacctgttctactaacacactgaagcctcaggaccagaacatccaatcaatcaggataaaccaaattacaccacagtcaaaacaaaactatattgcttattgggaaacacaaacacaagcacaaagcaaattgcagtgctatctggccctaaatggaCAGTACACAgtggctaaatatttgaccatggttactgatcaaaaccttagaaaaaccttgacaaagtacaggctcagtgagcacagccttgccattgaaaAGGGTAGACAAacacctggctccctgtagaggaaaggctgtgcaaccactgcaccacagcagaacctgagacggagctgcatttcctgacaaaatgtaaaaaatataaaacaattagagagtgtcatttccccaaatttgaaacccttattcaaatACCTCTCtaatgagagtaggctacccgtcctgttgggggaggacacagagagctgtgggttggcagcgcactactttgctgcctgccataacttgagggacagtgtctgacagaccaatcaacctgcacatgtcctctactgtattcTTATTGTTattgaatgtatggttattttgacacttGGTCATTGTTGTTActttatattgtaaatatccaaaataagctttggcaatatgtacattgttacgtcatgccaataaagcgaattgaattgaattgagagagagagagagagagagagagagagagagagatcttaaAGAGAATACAGATgttagagaaaaagagaggtgtTTGAGAGAATACAgatgttatagagagagagagagagatagagagaatacagatgttagagagagatgttagagagAATGCAgatgttatagagagagagagatgttagagagACAGATGTTAGAGAGAATGCAgatgttatagagagagagagatgttagagagAATACAgatgttatagagagagagagatgttagagagAATGCAgatgttatagagagagagagatgtttgagaGAATACAGAtgttagagagtgtgtgtgtgtgtttgtgtgcgtgtaaacacacatgcacacacaaacacacacacacacaatgtttaagCATCTCATAGGTTCAGAAGTCTTGCACTTGAATGCATTTCTGACACAATAAACAAGTAAACACAAAGAGCACTTGAATGCAGCCTCATTGTTCTGAACATCTCTAACCTGAATGAGGCTGTTCTCCCGTTGCTTGCTGGGAGCTGTAGTTAAATGTTGAgtcctgtggttgttgttgttgtaagagGAGTTAGGCCTGGCCCCACCCCCACCTGGCTGCTGTTGCACCATGGGTCGGACGGTGGCCATCTTGGTGGCTCCATACCTCTCTAAGTAGGCGGGACGTTCAGAACTCTGAGAGTTGTCAATAAGTATTGACAGGCCACGCCCCTCAGAGAGGGGATCCAACGAGGAACTGGAGGGAGGGGCAGCCATAAGcatggaggaatagagggaggaggagggaggagaggaagagggggaggaggagattaGAGAGCCGAGAGGACCAACAACCCCGTATAGTCCAGTCCTCTGacgaggagagaaggagaggggaggaggggggagacaaagggaggaggagagaggggagacagagaggggaagcactaaaggaaggggggaggaggagcgggAGGAGGGCTGAGAGAAGGCGTGGTCTCTGGGAGGGATCTGAGGGGGTGTGTTTTCCCTCTCACATAGGGAAACGCATTTGGAGGAGCGGAGGGGTGGGATGGGGGAGCGTGGAGGTAGCATGGGTCTGTCCTcataggaggaagaggaggggggaggaaggtaGATCTGTCTGTGAGGGGccaaggagagggggaggggggaggaggggagggaacggCCGGTTGTCATGGGAACACGCAGCTTCACCATCACCTGCAGGTCAGCAGGAAGAGAGAAAAACAACGTTAAAACTTCAGACTCAAATGACtaacctgtggtgtgtgtgtgtctgtgtgtgtgtctgtgtcgtaCCTCTCTCTGCAGCTCCTGGAACAGATCAGCTGACTGAGTTAAGCCCCTCCTCTCTGCATCAGTGTTGGGCGGAGCCAACATCCCCTCTGGTAATCCAGTGATAGATCGAACCTCCTGGTCTGCCAATTGACCCTCAGCCTCAGTGGCAACCTCGTCGTAGGCTGGAAGAGGGAGGGGCCAGTCCAGGATGGAAGGAAGGTCCTGGAGGGAGAGAATAAGGTTATTTTGcctactgcgtgtgtgtgtgtgtgtgtgtgtgtgtgtgtgtgtgtgtgtgtgtgtgtgtgtgtgtgtgtgtgtgtgtgtgtgtgtgtgtgtgtgtgtgtgtgtacctggagtGTGTCCTGGTCAGGTATGCGTGTCTCAGTGAGAGGGGAGGGCGTGGCCGAGCTGAAGCTGTCATCGGTGAAGTCGATGAGCGAGACTTCGCTTTTGGCCGACCTCACACCTGACCCCTCCCCCGGGTGGAGTTTAAGGCCTATAGCCGCGCCCAGCCTCTTCAGCCCCGACGAAGCaccttcatattcatcatcatcatctaacaCAGAGTCATAGAacggctctacacacacacacacacacacacacatacacacacacatacacacaagcgcacacaccgATATCATCAATCAGAGAGTCATAGACAGCTCAACATATACAGGTAAATACACACTCAGCGTGGGAGACATACTGTTGATCTGGACAGCAGgctgaggaggacgaggaggaggctTCTCTGAGAGACaaagcagaaagagggagagactttATGAATTAATGAAAAGGTAGTAAGATATTTGTAAGGAGAGAATAACTGTGTGTTAGTTTGTGTAGCCTACTCACTCCTGGTGCGGCTGGGTAGTTTGGTGGGCCGGGCAGTGGAAGGATCCATTCCCATAACATCAGGGGGGTCCATAGGGTTTCCCAAGTACAGACTGGAGAGGGGTAAAGACCAGGGATATAGTAGAGTTTAAACACAGTACTTCAGGTGTTCTTTATAAAAAGTATTTGGGGACTTTTCCATTGGTTTTATTGTGTCTGACAAGCTAAAGAGCAATAGCACTGCTAACGGGGCTCTGCTTTACTCCAGTTGTCAGACACTGTACCTGCAGGTATCAGccaggtctctgtgtgtgtgtgtgtgtgtgtgtgtgtgtgtgtgtgtgtgtgtgtgtgtgtgtgtgtgtgtgtgtgtgtgtgtgtgtgtgtgtgtgtgtgtgtgtgtgtgtgtgtgtgtgtatgtgtatgtgtgtacctgtCTATGCGGTCAGCGTGCCCCCAGCTCCTGTGTGGGTCAGTGTCTCCATGTCCAGTGTGAATGAAGGAGTGTGTGAGGGGTCTGCTGATGTCTTGGGCCGACAGGCCGCTGACCGACGTGACCACGTGGCGAGGAAACTGTCCCACGCGCAACGTCCTTCTGTTCTGACCTCTCCACCAATAGAGCTCTGCtctggagacacagagacacacatgaacacacgccGATTTGATTCCCTATTGCACATTACAGAGAAGGATATGTTCTTCATAATAGATATCTATCTGCCTTTCTGAATGATGAATCATTCTtcttacacacacccacacacactgacctgccCTCGACAACAGTGATGATGTCATTCATGTTGATCTGAAGTTTGTCTGGTTCTTCAAAGTCCTGCAGTGATCTCATGTCTGTAGGCatggtctacacacacacacacacacacacacacacacacacacacacacacacacacacacacacacacacacacacacacacacacacacacacacacacacacacacacaccatcatgaTTACTAGGCAGAGAATGTCATGCGCCgttttcccagacacagattgaTCCgaatc
The window above is part of the Oncorhynchus masou masou isolate Uvic2021 chromosome 30, UVic_Omas_1.1, whole genome shotgun sequence genome. Proteins encoded here:
- the tnk2a gene encoding activated CDC42 kinase 1 isoform X1, with protein sequence MAENSMYQRLSYEREEEEEEKKEERKKGLMKERGEEEMMTEEGTEWLVDLLTDVQLQQYFLRIRDELNVTRLSHFDYVKNEDLEKIGMGRPGQRRLWEAVKRRRALYKRKSWMSKVQHTVFPGKRTDSDLDPQQLRGALPNLKTPGLTPSSDGMGAALTCLIREAELQLCERLGDGTFGVVRRGEWTGTTGQMLSVAVKCLKTDSVLDTEGLDDFIREVNAMHSLNHQNLIRLYGVVLTHPMKMVTELAPLGSLLDRLRKRQGHILISSLCGYAVQVACGMAYLEQRRFLHRDLAARNVLLSTNEMVKIGDFGLMRALPSHQDTYVMEESHKVPFAWCAPESLRSRSFSHASDTWMFGVTLWEMFTHGQEPWLGLNGSQILHKVDVEGERLVKPEDCPQDVYNVMLQTWSPQPDDRPTFTALRDFLLETMPTDMRSLQDFEEPDKLQINMNDIITVVEGRAELYWWRGQNRRTLRVGQFPRHVVTSVSGLSAQDISRPLTHSFIHTGHGDTDPHRSWGHADRIDSLYLGNPMDPPDVMGMDPSTARPTKLPSRTRKKPPPRPPQPAVQINKPFYDSVLDDDDEYEGASSGLKRLGAAIGLKLHPGEGSGVRSAKSEVSLIDFTDDSFSSATPSPLTETRIPDQDTLQDLPSILDWPLPLPAYDEVATEAEGQLADQEVRSITGLPEGMLAPPNTDAERRGLTQSADLFQELQREVMVKLRVPMTTGRSLPSSPLPLSLAPHRQIYLPPPSSSSYEDRPMLPPRSPIPPLRSSKCVSLCERENTPPQIPPRDHAFSQPSSRSSSPLPLVLPLSVSPLSSSLCLPPPPLSFSPRQRTGLYGVVGPLGSLISSSPSSSPPSSSLYSSMLMAAPPSSSSLDPLSEGRGLSILIDNSQSSERPAYLERYGATKMATVRPMVQQQPGGGGARPNSSYNNNNHRTQHLTTAPSKQRENSLIQVEQLFQLGLRSRTECQEVLERCQWNLKQASTMLLDSYGKVG
- the tnk2a gene encoding activated CDC42 kinase 1 isoform X2, with amino-acid sequence MAENSMYQRLSYEREEEEEEKKEERKKGLMKERGEEEMMTEEGTEWLVDLLTDVQLQQYFLRIRDELNVTRLSHFDYVKNEDLEKIGMGRPGQRRLWEAVKRRRALYKRKSWMSKVFPGKRTDSDLDPQQLRGALPNLKTPGLTPSSDGMGAALTCLIREAELQLCERLGDGTFGVVRRGEWTGTTGQMLSVAVKCLKTDSVLDTEGLDDFIREVNAMHSLNHQNLIRLYGVVLTHPMKMVTELAPLGSLLDRLRKRQGHILISSLCGYAVQVACGMAYLEQRRFLHRDLAARNVLLSTNEMVKIGDFGLMRALPSHQDTYVMEESHKVPFAWCAPESLRSRSFSHASDTWMFGVTLWEMFTHGQEPWLGLNGSQILHKVDVEGERLVKPEDCPQDVYNVMLQTWSPQPDDRPTFTALRDFLLETMPTDMRSLQDFEEPDKLQINMNDIITVVEGRAELYWWRGQNRRTLRVGQFPRHVVTSVSGLSAQDISRPLTHSFIHTGHGDTDPHRSWGHADRIDSLYLGNPMDPPDVMGMDPSTARPTKLPSRTRKKPPPRPPQPAVQINKPFYDSVLDDDDEYEGASSGLKRLGAAIGLKLHPGEGSGVRSAKSEVSLIDFTDDSFSSATPSPLTETRIPDQDTLQDLPSILDWPLPLPAYDEVATEAEGQLADQEVRSITGLPEGMLAPPNTDAERRGLTQSADLFQELQREVMVKLRVPMTTGRSLPSSPLPLSLAPHRQIYLPPPSSSSYEDRPMLPPRSPIPPLRSSKCVSLCERENTPPQIPPRDHAFSQPSSRSSSPLPLVLPLSVSPLSSSLCLPPPPLSFSPRQRTGLYGVVGPLGSLISSSPSSSPPSSSLYSSMLMAAPPSSSSLDPLSEGRGLSILIDNSQSSERPAYLERYGATKMATVRPMVQQQPGGGGARPNSSYNNNNHRTQHLTTAPSKQRENSLIQVEQLFQLGLRSRTECQEVLERCQWNLKQASTMLLDSYGKVG